From a single Sphingosinicellaceae bacterium genomic region:
- a CDS encoding PTS sugar transporter subunit IIA, with the protein MIGLVLVTHGRLAIEFVAAMEHVVGKQEGVVAICIEADDDMEVRRGDIANAIKAVDTGEGVIVLTDMFGGTPSNLAISLMGARGLVEVIAGVNLPMLIRLASVRKTCDVASAVIAAQEAGKKYISVASKILGEAA; encoded by the coding sequence ATGATCGGTTTGGTACTCGTAACCCACGGACGGCTCGCGATCGAGTTCGTCGCCGCGATGGAGCACGTCGTCGGCAAGCAGGAGGGGGTTGTCGCGATCTGCATCGAGGCGGACGACGACATGGAGGTTCGCCGCGGCGATATCGCCAATGCGATCAAGGCCGTCGACACCGGCGAGGGCGTTATCGTACTGACCGACATGTTCGGCGGCACACCGTCCAACCTCGCGATCTCGCTGATGGGCGCGCGCGGACTGGTCGAGGTCATTGCGGGCGTCAACCTGCCGATGCTGATCCGGCTCGCCAGCGTTCGCAAGACCTGCGACGTCGCCAGCGCGGTGATCGCGGCGCAGGAGGCGGGCAAGAAGTACATCTCCGTCGCGTCCAAGATCCTCGGCGAGGCCGCCTGA
- a CDS encoding DUF4142 domain-containing protein, with the protein MNKIIVIASLLIAAPGLAAPTTNASEFVKMAGAGDLFEKTSSEMVLKDAKTQKVRDFANMMITDHAKSTADVKAAAKSDGVMAGPPKLTPAQQKMIAELKAAKPADREMVYIHQQVAAHHQALELQQTFAQSGDKPALKQAAAGIAPVVKQHLTELQGMPGTMAGM; encoded by the coding sequence ATGAACAAGATTATCGTTATCGCCAGCCTACTTATCGCCGCTCCGGGGCTCGCTGCGCCGACCACGAACGCCTCCGAATTCGTCAAGATGGCCGGCGCTGGCGACCTGTTCGAAAAGACCTCGAGCGAGATGGTGCTGAAGGATGCCAAGACCCAGAAGGTCCGCGATTTCGCCAACATGATGATCACCGACCACGCCAAGTCGACCGCCGATGTGAAGGCCGCGGCCAAGTCGGACGGCGTCATGGCCGGGCCGCCCAAGCTGACACCCGCCCAGCAGAAGATGATCGCCGAGTTGAAGGCGGCCAAGCCCGCCGATCGCGAGATGGTCTACATCCACCAGCAGGTCGCCGCGCATCATCAGGCGCTGGAACTCCAGCAGACCTTCGCCCAGTCGGGTGACAAGCCGGCGCTCAAGCAGGCGGCGGCGGGCATCGCGCCGGTCGTCAAGCAGCACCTGACCGAACTCCAGGGAATGCCCGGCACGATGGCAGGAATGTAA
- the rapZ gene encoding RNase adapter RapZ — MSGAGKSTALKALEDLGYEAVDNLPLALFDRLLDREELNDERPLAFGIDSRTRGFDGEAISARLQALRAGGLDVRLIFLDCNGGELIRRFSETRRRHPLALDRPAADGIAAEREMLAPLRRWADAVIDTTDYRAADLRTAIGERFGAEGGTPLTLTLMSFGFARGLPRDADLVFDMRFLANPHWDLALRPLTGEDDAVAAYIAADPAFTPAFERIADLLLTLLPGYGREGKAYLTVAFGCTGGRHRSVFVARLIAERLAAAGYAPHLVHRDKAGRSADGAAGPAVPEQLQA, encoded by the coding sequence ATGTCCGGCGCCGGAAAGTCGACTGCGCTCAAGGCATTGGAAGATTTGGGCTATGAGGCCGTCGACAACCTGCCGCTGGCGTTGTTCGACCGGCTGCTCGACCGTGAGGAGCTGAACGACGAGCGGCCGCTGGCCTTCGGGATCGATTCGCGCACCCGCGGCTTCGACGGCGAGGCGATCTCGGCGCGGCTGCAGGCGCTGCGCGCGGGTGGGTTGGACGTCCGGCTGATCTTCCTCGACTGCAACGGTGGCGAGCTGATCCGTCGCTTCTCCGAAACTCGCCGCCGCCACCCGCTGGCGCTCGACCGCCCCGCCGCCGATGGCATTGCCGCCGAGCGCGAGATGCTCGCGCCGCTGCGCCGCTGGGCGGACGCGGTCATCGATACCACCGACTACCGCGCCGCCGACCTGCGCACCGCGATCGGCGAGCGCTTCGGGGCCGAAGGCGGCACGCCGCTCACCCTGACCCTTATGTCGTTCGGCTTCGCCCGCGGCCTGCCGCGCGACGCCGACCTGGTCTTCGACATGCGCTTCCTTGCGAACCCGCACTGGGACCTCGCGCTGCGCCCGCTGACCGGCGAGGACGACGCGGTCGCCGCCTATATCGCCGCCGACCCGGCCTTCACGCCCGCTTTCGAGCGCATCGCCGACCTGCTGCTGACGCTGCTCCCGGGCTACGGCCGCGAGGGCAAGGCTTATCTCACCGTGGCGTTCGGCTGCACCGGCGGCCGGCACCGCTCGGTGTTTGTCGCGCGGCTTATCGCCGAACGACTGGCGGCGGCGGGCTACGCACCCCATCTCGTCCATCGTGACAAGGCCGGACGGAGCGCCGACGGCGCTGCGGGCCCCGCCGTCCCGGAGCAGTTGCAGGCATGA
- a CDS encoding NAD(P)-dependent oxidoreductase, translated as MDIGFVGLGQMGAAMAGQLVAAGHAVKVWNRDPRKADPLVAAGATLQDAPAAAAAAGIVVSMLADDAALEAVTFGANGILSAGPGILHISSSTVSVALTDRLAAAHREAGQTFVAAPVLGRPDVAAAGQLSILAAGSDADLARAQPIFDAVGQRVIRIGDEPGMAVAAKLASNFSIASVIETVTEAYAIAGARGVTPQAMYDLFTETGFGNRMFGNYGRMIAEAAFEPAGFPLRLGRKDVGLGLAAAGDNVELPFARLLAERMDRIIAADGGKRDWSALGQPPASA; from the coding sequence ATGGACATCGGCTTCGTCGGACTCGGGCAGATGGGTGCAGCGATGGCGGGGCAACTGGTCGCCGCTGGCCATGCGGTGAAGGTGTGGAACCGCGACCCGCGCAAGGCTGACCCACTGGTCGCCGCGGGTGCGACGCTACAAGACGCGCCGGCAGCTGCGGCGGCCGCGGGGATCGTCGTCTCGATGCTCGCCGACGATGCGGCGCTCGAAGCAGTGACATTCGGCGCGAACGGCATCCTGTCGGCAGGGCCGGGCATCCTCCACATTTCGTCGAGCACGGTCAGCGTCGCCCTCACCGACCGGCTCGCCGCAGCGCATCGCGAGGCAGGACAGACGTTCGTCGCGGCCCCGGTGCTCGGGCGGCCAGACGTCGCGGCGGCGGGGCAGCTGTCGATCCTTGCGGCGGGCAGCGACGCCGATCTGGCGCGCGCCCAACCGATATTCGACGCGGTCGGGCAGCGCGTCATCCGCATCGGCGACGAGCCCGGCATGGCGGTCGCGGCCAAGCTTGCCTCCAATTTCTCCATCGCATCGGTCATCGAGACCGTCACCGAGGCCTATGCCATCGCGGGCGCGCGGGGGGTGACCCCGCAGGCGATGTACGACCTGTTCACCGAGACCGGGTTCGGCAACCGCATGTTCGGCAACTACGGCCGCATGATCGCCGAGGCCGCGTTCGAGCCCGCGGGTTTCCCGCTGCGCCTCGGCCGCAAGGATGTCGGGCTCGGGCTTGCCGCCGCGGGCGACAACGTCGAGCTGCCCTTCGCCCGGCTGCTTGCCGAGCGGATGGACCGCATCATCGCGGCCGACGGCGGCAAGCGCGACTGGAGTGCGCTCGGACAGCCGCCGGCATCCGCTTGA
- the pdeM gene encoding ligase-associated DNA damage response endonuclease PdeM: MPDVSFSFAGETLRPMACGGLYWPAQNALLVADLHFEKASYYGTRQQFLPPYDSADTLNCLIDTIEATGAAKIWCLGDSFHDAGGPARLADGPRAALMQLTRGLDWVWITGNHDHEVARALGGRVMAECVAHGIVLRHEADRSDARPEVSGHYHPRLRLRVKGRGIVRRCFAVTPSKIVLPAFGALTGGLDVSDPAIGRAVGGPLTALVPTAERLLRFAVAA, from the coding sequence ATGCCCGATGTTTCCTTTTCGTTCGCCGGCGAAACGCTGCGCCCGATGGCGTGCGGCGGGCTGTACTGGCCGGCGCAGAACGCGTTGCTGGTCGCCGACCTGCACTTCGAGAAGGCGAGCTATTACGGCACCCGCCAGCAGTTTCTGCCGCCCTACGACAGCGCCGACACGCTGAACTGCCTGATCGACACCATCGAGGCGACGGGTGCGGCAAAGATCTGGTGCCTCGGCGACAGCTTCCACGATGCCGGCGGCCCGGCGCGGCTGGCGGACGGCCCGCGCGCCGCGCTGATGCAGCTGACCCGTGGCCTCGATTGGGTGTGGATTACCGGCAACCACGATCACGAGGTCGCCCGCGCGCTCGGTGGCCGCGTCATGGCGGAATGCGTCGCCCATGGCATCGTCCTGCGCCATGAGGCCGACCGAAGTGACGCGCGTCCGGAGGTATCGGGCCACTACCACCCACGGCTGCGCCTGCGCGTCAAAGGGCGCGGCATCGTCCGGCGGTGCTTCGCGGTGACACCGAGCAAGATCGTCCTTCCCGCGTTCGGCGCGCTGACCGGCGGGCTGGACGTTAGCGACCCCGCGATCGGGCGGGCGGTGGGCGGGCCGCTGACCGCGCTGGTGCCGACGGCGGAGCGGCTGCTGCGGTTCGCGGTGGCGGCTTAG
- a CDS encoding phosphoenolpyruvate carboxykinase, translating into MRSNSRLPSPYRSRRPSLNASRHGLDAQGFTTAATLHWNLGTAALVELAVKRGEGLLSKDGALVVETGAHTGRSANDKFIVKDDVTGPTIWWGKTNKAISPEQFAAIKADFAAALAQKETLFVQDLFGGSQPEHRVQVRVITELAWHSMFIRTMLVRPEAAVLADFLPEFTIVDLPSFKADPARHGCRSETIVAVDFEGKTILIGGTKYAGEMKKSVFSILNYLLPVKGVMPMHCSANIGPAGDTAVFFGLSGTGKTTLSADASRTLIGDDEHGWSDTAVFNFEGGCYAKVIRLSAEAEPEIFATTRRFGTVLENVVIDPDTRIIDLDDHSLAENSRASYPIDFIPNASDDNLGPVPKNIIMLTADAFGILPPIAKLTSAQAMYHFLSGYTARVAGTEIGVTEPDATFSTCFGAPFMPRHPSIYGNLLRDRIAKGGVDVWLVNTGWTGGIYGVGKRMPIRVTRALLSAALDGSLGETQFRTDPFFGFQVPISVAGVDSTILNPRETWADKAAYDVKARTLVQLFVDNFAQFEEHVDAGVREAAPKAA; encoded by the coding sequence ATGCGCTCTAACTCGCGGCTGCCCTCGCCGTATCGATCTAGGAGACCTTCTTTGAACGCATCCCGCCACGGCCTCGATGCCCAGGGTTTCACGACTGCGGCGACGTTGCACTGGAACCTCGGTACCGCTGCTCTGGTCGAGCTGGCGGTCAAGCGCGGTGAAGGCCTGCTGTCCAAGGACGGCGCGCTCGTCGTCGAAACTGGCGCGCACACCGGCCGTTCGGCGAACGACAAGTTCATCGTCAAGGATGACGTCACCGGCCCGACGATCTGGTGGGGCAAGACCAACAAGGCGATCAGCCCTGAGCAGTTCGCTGCCATCAAGGCAGACTTCGCCGCCGCGCTGGCGCAGAAGGAAACGCTGTTCGTCCAGGACCTGTTCGGCGGCTCTCAGCCCGAGCACCGCGTCCAGGTCCGAGTCATCACCGAGCTGGCATGGCACTCGATGTTCATCCGCACGATGCTGGTGCGCCCAGAGGCCGCCGTGCTGGCGGACTTCCTGCCCGAGTTCACGATCGTCGACCTGCCGAGCTTCAAGGCCGACCCAGCCCGTCATGGCTGCCGTTCGGAGACCATCGTCGCGGTCGATTTCGAGGGCAAGACGATCCTCATCGGCGGCACCAAATACGCCGGCGAGATGAAGAAGAGCGTCTTCTCGATCCTCAACTACCTGCTGCCGGTGAAGGGCGTCATGCCGATGCACTGCTCGGCCAACATCGGCCCGGCCGGTGATACCGCGGTGTTCTTCGGCCTCAGCGGCACCGGCAAGACGACGCTGTCCGCCGACGCCAGCCGCACGCTGATCGGCGACGACGAGCATGGCTGGTCCGACACCGCGGTCTTCAACTTCGAGGGCGGCTGCTACGCCAAGGTCATCCGCCTATCGGCCGAAGCCGAACCCGAAATCTTCGCGACCACCAGGCGCTTCGGTACCGTGCTCGAGAACGTCGTCATCGACCCAGACACCCGCATCATCGACCTTGACGATCACAGCCTCGCCGAGAACAGCCGTGCCTCGTACCCGATCGACTTCATCCCCAACGCCAGCGACGACAACCTCGGCCCCGTGCCCAAGAACATCATCATGTTGACCGCGGACGCGTTCGGCATCCTGCCGCCGATCGCCAAGCTGACCTCGGCACAGGCGATGTACCATTTCCTGTCGGGCTACACCGCGCGCGTCGCCGGCACCGAGATCGGCGTCACCGAGCCCGACGCGACCTTCTCGACCTGCTTCGGCGCGCCCTTCATGCCACGTCACCCGTCGATCTACGGCAACCTGCTGCGGGACCGCATCGCCAAGGGCGGTGTCGACGTCTGGCTGGTCAACACCGGCTGGACCGGCGGCATCTACGGCGTCGGCAAGCGCATGCCGATCCGCGTCACCCGGGCCTTGCTCTCGGCCGCCCTAGACGGCTCGCTCGGCGAAACCCAGTTCCGCACCGACCCGTTCTTCGGCTTCCAGGTTCCGATAAGCGTCGCCGGCGTCGACTCGACGATCCTCAACCCGCGCGAGACCTGGGCCGACAAGGCCGCCTACGACGTAAAGGCGCGCACCCTTGTCCAGCTGTTCGTCGACAATTTCGCGCAGTTCGAGGAGCACGTCGATGCGGGCGTGCGCGAGGCTGCGCCGAAGGCGGCTTAG
- a CDS encoding HPr family phosphocarrier protein: MAGPVVVLITNRRGLHARASARFVTLASGFDAVATVTKDGSSVTGTSIMGLMMLAAAPGDSIEIAAEGAQADAALAALVALVESKFGED; encoded by the coding sequence TTGGCCGGGCCCGTCGTCGTTCTGATCACCAACCGCAGGGGGCTCCACGCCCGTGCCAGCGCGCGCTTCGTGACGCTGGCGAGCGGCTTCGACGCGGTCGCCACGGTGACCAAGGATGGGTCCTCGGTGACCGGCACCTCGATAATGGGGCTGATGATGCTCGCGGCGGCGCCCGGAGACAGTATCGAGATCGCTGCCGAGGGCGCTCAGGCGGATGCCGCACTGGCGGCTCTGGTGGCGCTGGTGGAGTCGAAGTTCGGCGAGGATTGA
- a CDS encoding response regulator transcription factor — translation MSSASAPPVGSTPITPPPIVPVTIALVDDDRNILTSVSIALQNEGFAVRIYSDGVTALKAIGDNPPDLAVLDIKMPRMDGMELLRRLRDKTDLPVIFLTSKDTEIDEALGLAMGADDYIGKPFSQRLLIERIRAVLRRVASRRGDAPAEGEAVPGPAITRGRLTMDPARHRVAWNGHDVALTVTEFLILEALAQRPGFVKSRDQLMDTAYQDDVYVDDRTIDSHIKRLRKKFRAVDNEFKGIETLYGVGYRFNEA, via the coding sequence ATGTCTTCAGCCAGCGCCCCGCCCGTCGGCTCGACGCCGATCACCCCACCGCCGATCGTGCCCGTGACGATCGCGCTGGTCGACGACGACCGCAACATCCTGACCTCGGTATCGATCGCGTTGCAGAATGAGGGTTTCGCCGTCCGGATCTACTCGGACGGAGTCACCGCCCTGAAGGCGATCGGCGACAATCCGCCCGACCTCGCGGTGCTCGACATCAAGATGCCGCGCATGGACGGCATGGAGCTGCTCCGCCGTCTGCGCGACAAGACCGACCTGCCGGTGATCTTCCTGACCTCTAAGGACACCGAGATCGACGAGGCACTCGGCCTGGCGATGGGCGCGGACGATTATATCGGCAAGCCGTTCAGCCAGCGCCTGCTGATCGAGCGTATCCGTGCGGTGCTCAGGCGGGTCGCAAGCCGCCGGGGTGATGCCCCCGCCGAGGGCGAGGCCGTGCCCGGCCCGGCGATCACCCGCGGCAGGCTGACGATGGACCCGGCGCGCCACCGGGTCGCGTGGAACGGGCACGACGTAGCGCTGACGGTGACCGAGTTCCTGATTCTCGAGGCGCTCGCCCAGCGCCCAGGCTTCGTCAAGTCGCGGGACCAGCTGATGGACACCGCCTATCAGGACGACGTCTACGTCGACGACCGCACGATCGACAGCCACATCAAGCGCCTCCGCAAGAAATTCCGGGCGGTCGATAACGAGTTCAAGGGGATCGAGACGCTGTATGGCGTCGGATATCGCTTCAACGAGGCCTGA
- a CDS encoding sensor histidine kinase, with protein sequence MASDIASTRPEASTRPERGVPPARWRFSLAPRIVAVNGFAVLALMISVIYLDSFRERLVDQRVAELTMQARLIADFMSASPPARWPALAARYGRAGGTRLRVYDSSGNLAADSWTSTGATFELRDPRTEPFKRNAARTLDIIIEGFGTNEALPDYIVPVRDTAAAWDEVQSARQGRIATALRRAPDRTIVIGIGVPIMRGTASPVPHPVLQLTLDTRDITRLVRSERGTLGFVFLGVLGVSVLFSNFLASTIVRPLRRLAASAQRVRLGRSREVTVPRFARRRDEIGQLARALSDMTGALRERIDATEAFAADVAHELKNPLASLRSAVDSLELVRTPELKTQLLEVIRDDVGRIDRLITDIADASRLDAELSRTRFEAIDLGELTGGLIRAYETRGIPRGIQIAYARPEAATTLVMGEGDRLAQVVRNLVDNAVSFSPDGSLVVVVVVHAGDRVLLRIDDAGPGIPPENREDIFRRFYTERPHAEEFGRHSGLGLAIVRTIVEAHDGHIDVTDREDGPGARFIVSLPAA encoded by the coding sequence ATGGCGTCGGATATCGCTTCAACGAGGCCTGAGGCTTCGACAAGGCCGGAACGGGGCGTGCCGCCGGCGCGCTGGCGCTTCAGCCTCGCGCCGCGCATCGTCGCGGTCAACGGGTTCGCCGTGCTCGCGCTGATGATCAGCGTGATCTATCTCGACAGCTTCCGCGAGCGGTTGGTCGACCAGCGCGTTGCCGAACTGACGATGCAGGCGCGGCTGATCGCGGACTTCATGTCGGCTTCGCCGCCTGCGCGCTGGCCCGCATTGGCGGCGCGTTACGGCCGGGCCGGGGGCACGCGGCTGCGGGTCTATGATTCGTCGGGCAACCTGGCTGCCGACAGCTGGACCTCGACCGGCGCGACCTTCGAGCTTCGAGACCCCCGCACCGAGCCGTTCAAACGCAACGCCGCGCGCACCCTCGACATCATCATCGAGGGCTTCGGCACCAACGAGGCGCTGCCCGACTATATCGTCCCAGTACGCGACACCGCGGCGGCGTGGGACGAGGTGCAGAGCGCACGGCAGGGCCGCATTGCGACGGCGCTGCGCCGCGCCCCCGACCGCACCATCGTCATAGGCATCGGCGTGCCGATCATGCGCGGCACGGCGAGCCCGGTGCCGCATCCGGTGCTTCAGCTCACCCTCGATACCCGCGACATCACGCGGCTGGTGCGCAGCGAGCGCGGCACACTCGGGTTCGTCTTCCTCGGCGTGCTCGGGGTGAGCGTACTGTTCTCGAACTTCCTCGCCTCGACGATCGTGCGCCCGCTGCGGCGGCTGGCGGCGTCGGCGCAGCGGGTTCGGCTCGGGCGCTCGCGCGAAGTCACGGTGCCGCGCTTTGCCCGGCGGCGCGACGAGATCGGGCAATTGGCGCGCGCGCTCAGCGACATGACCGGGGCGCTGAGGGAGCGCATCGACGCCACCGAGGCGTTTGCTGCCGATGTCGCCCACGAGCTCAAGAACCCGCTCGCGTCATTGCGCAGCGCGGTCGACTCGCTGGAGCTGGTGCGGACGCCGGAGCTCAAAACACAGTTGCTCGAGGTGATCCGCGACGATGTCGGGCGCATCGACCGACTGATCACCGACATCGCCGACGCCAGCCGCCTCGACGCGGAATTGTCGCGGACACGCTTCGAGGCGATCGACCTGGGCGAACTGACCGGTGGCCTGATCCGCGCCTACGAGACCCGCGGCATACCGCGCGGCATCCAGATCGCTTATGCGAGGCCAGAGGCCGCCACGACGCTGGTGATGGGCGAGGGCGACCGCCTCGCGCAGGTGGTCCGTAACCTCGTCGACAACGCGGTATCGTTCTCTCCCGACGGGTCACTGGTGGTGGTCGTCGTGGTCCATGCCGGCGACCGCGTGCTGCTCAGGATCGACGACGCCGGTCCCGGCATCCCGCCGGAGAACCGCGAGGACATCTTCCGCCGCTTCTACACCGAACGCCCCCATGCCGAGGAATTCGGTCGCCACTCCGGCCTCGGCCTCGCCATCGTCCGCACCATCGTCGAGGCGCACGACGGACACATCGACGTCACCGACCGCGAGGACGGCCCCGGCGCGCGCTTCATCGTCAGCCTGCCGGCGGCATAG
- a CDS encoding DUF2849 domain-containing protein, with translation MKLLTGNDLLTGDVLWWTGSTWSLHLRDAVAVEPGDPIFDQTVAAERVNDAALVDAEPGPPPRPRTARERIRGVGPSVRPDLARA, from the coding sequence ATCAAGCTGCTGACCGGCAACGACCTGCTGACCGGCGACGTCCTCTGGTGGACCGGCTCGACGTGGAGCCTGCACTTGCGCGATGCCGTCGCGGTCGAGCCCGGCGACCCGATCTTCGACCAGACGGTAGCCGCCGAGCGCGTCAACGACGCGGCGCTGGTGGATGCCGAGCCCGGCCCGCCGCCCCGCCCCCGTACCGCCCGCGAGCGCATCCGCGGCGTCGGCCCCTCCGTGCGCCCCGACCTAGCGAGAGCCTGA
- the cobA gene encoding uroporphyrinogen-III C-methyltransferase — MSEVTHGRVILVGAGPGAPDLLTLRAARALAIADVVVHDGLIDPAVLDLAAATARRISVAKRRARHTLPQGDIGALLVAEAKAGNVVVRLKGGDPFVFGRGGEEVEDCLASGVAVEVVPGVSSALGAAAEALMPLTHRDHASSVSFVAGQCKGLSDQNWAGLAGKGRTLVIYMGVSAADAIADKLIADGLSPETPCAILERGTLPGSRRFRTLLADLGGAVARLDIASPALLVVGDVAALGVAVDALLPVSKVVTV; from the coding sequence ATGAGCGAAGTAACCCACGGTCGTGTTATCCTGGTCGGTGCCGGCCCCGGTGCCCCCGACCTGCTGACGCTGCGAGCCGCCCGGGCGCTCGCCATCGCCGACGTGGTCGTCCACGACGGGCTGATCGACCCCGCCGTGCTCGATCTTGCGGCTGCCACCGCGCGCCGCATCAGCGTCGCCAAGCGTCGCGCCCGCCACACGCTCCCCCAGGGAGACATCGGCGCATTGCTGGTTGCCGAAGCGAAGGCTGGCAATGTCGTCGTGCGCCTCAAGGGCGGTGACCCGTTCGTGTTCGGACGTGGCGGCGAGGAGGTCGAGGACTGCCTCGCTTCCGGTGTCGCGGTCGAGGTCGTCCCCGGCGTGTCGTCGGCGCTCGGTGCGGCGGCCGAAGCCCTGATGCCCCTCACCCACCGCGACCACGCCTCGTCGGTCAGCTTCGTTGCGGGCCAGTGCAAGGGCCTGAGCGACCAGAACTGGGCCGGCCTCGCAGGCAAGGGCCGCACCCTGGTCATCTACATGGGCGTGTCCGCGGCCGACGCGATAGCCGACAAACTGATCGCCGACGGCCTTAGTCCCGAGACACCGTGCGCTATCCTCGAGCGCGGTACGCTGCCCGGTTCTCGCAGGTTTAGGACATTGCTCGCTGACCTTGGGGGTGCCGTGGCGCGGCTCGATATCGCTTCGCCGGCGTTGCTGGTGGTCGGCGATGTCGCTGCGCTCGGCGTCGCCGTCGACGCACTGCTCCCCGTTTCGAAAGTCGTTACAGTATGA